A stretch of Microbulbifer sp. SAOS-129_SWC DNA encodes these proteins:
- the tssC gene encoding type VI secretion system contractile sheath large subunit, which produces MPVASAAYESSDSGSLLPPQLLTGQGSPLQKFLREPDPLFAFEYWLTELCPCPQRQDYSVRQWLNRLVAELDELICDQVNAILHQREFQQLEASWRGLSLLVTNAPHSDNVKIKLLDVNWRDLSKDIERAPDYDQSGLFHLIYNEEFGTPGGEPFGLLLGDYYVSHRPFSGHPHDDVFTLQGIAHTAAAAFAPFVCAATPQLFGVDDYEDLAKPVNFSEVFRHKQYIRWSGLRDLEDSRFLAVTLPQVLLREPYNTEFSCYRGLRFAEDVAATHSRKYLWGNACFALGCVLIREFSEVGWFSHIRGVARDHLGGGLVSQLPALPYRPDSSAQQVRMTTSILVTDFAERDLSELGFTCLSHCYDTPYAAFNSVPSLQRPRQYTTKAASANARISSMLQQILCASRFAHYIKVMIRDKVGAYMNAKDCERQLQQWLDRYTTGRDDLSWEMLARYPLREARVQVVDEPGKVGSYQSIIHLKSHYTVDHLVSELKLTTALAQIGVGTVG; this is translated from the coding sequence GTGCCCGTTGCATCTGCCGCATATGAATCGAGTGACAGTGGTTCCCTGCTGCCGCCGCAGTTGCTGACGGGGCAGGGCAGTCCACTGCAGAAATTCCTGCGCGAGCCGGATCCGCTGTTTGCCTTCGAATACTGGCTGACGGAACTGTGCCCCTGCCCGCAGCGGCAAGACTACTCGGTGCGCCAGTGGCTGAATCGGCTGGTGGCGGAACTGGATGAACTGATTTGCGATCAGGTCAACGCGATACTCCACCAGCGGGAATTCCAGCAGCTGGAAGCCAGCTGGCGCGGGCTGTCGCTGCTGGTAACCAACGCGCCGCACTCGGACAACGTCAAGATCAAACTGCTGGATGTGAACTGGCGGGATCTAAGCAAGGATATCGAGCGGGCCCCGGACTACGACCAGTCCGGCCTGTTCCACCTGATCTACAACGAGGAGTTTGGCACCCCCGGGGGCGAGCCGTTCGGCCTGCTGCTGGGGGACTACTATGTTTCCCACCGGCCGTTTTCCGGCCACCCGCACGACGATGTCTTTACGCTGCAGGGTATCGCCCACACCGCCGCGGCGGCCTTTGCCCCGTTTGTGTGCGCGGCGACCCCGCAATTGTTTGGCGTGGATGATTACGAGGACCTGGCCAAGCCGGTCAATTTCAGCGAGGTGTTCCGTCACAAGCAGTACATCCGCTGGAGTGGCCTGCGCGACCTGGAAGACAGCCGTTTCCTTGCGGTGACCTTGCCACAGGTATTGTTGCGCGAGCCCTACAACACCGAGTTCTCCTGTTACCGCGGGCTGCGTTTTGCCGAGGACGTGGCGGCCACCCACAGCCGCAAATACCTGTGGGGTAACGCCTGTTTTGCACTCGGCTGCGTCTTGATTCGGGAATTCTCCGAGGTGGGATGGTTCTCGCATATTCGCGGCGTGGCCCGCGACCACCTGGGCGGCGGGCTGGTGTCACAGCTGCCGGCACTGCCCTACCGGCCGGATTCCAGTGCGCAGCAGGTGCGCATGACTACGTCGATACTGGTCACCGATTTTGCCGAACGCGACCTGAGTGAACTGGGTTTTACCTGCCTCAGCCATTGCTACGACACACCCTATGCCGCCTTCAACAGCGTGCCCTCATTGCAGCGGCCGCGCCAGTACACCACCAAGGCCGCCAGCGCCAACGCGCGCATCAGCTCGATGCTGCAGCAGATTCTGTGTGCGTCGCGCTTCGCTCATTACATCAAGGTCATGATTCGTGACAAAGTCGGCGCCTACATGAATGCCAAGGACTGCGAGCGCCAGCTGCAGCAGTGGCTGGATCGCTATACCACCGGACGCGATGACCTGTCTTGGGAAATGTTGGCGCGCTACCCGTTGCGCGAGGCTCGGGTGCAGGTGGTGGACGAGCCGGGCAAGGTAGGCAGTTACCAGAGCATCATTCACCTGAAGAGCCACTACACCGTGGATCACCTGGTGTCCGAACTCAAGCTGACTACTGCGCTGGCGCAGATCGGCGTCGGCACGGTGGGTTGA
- the tssC gene encoding type VI secretion system contractile sheath large subunit — protein MSTEVENVAESEEQEQSVNLLDQAISATKQTEPDEAQDLIANLTQQVMQGTVSWDRNLTQTINKAVQAIDAAMSRQLSAIMHDEKLQKLEGSWRGLNHLVMNSETGATLKIRMLNLSKRELFRDLDKAVEFDQSQTFKKIYEEEFGTAGGEPYGCMIGDFEFTSHPEDIELLSKMSNVSAAGFCPFVSAAGAGMFGFNDFTELSKPRDLGGIFESGEYIKWRSFRDSEDSRFVTLVMPRTLARSPYGANTKPVESFNFEEFEVDESGVSRPAEHDQYCWMNAAYVMGTTMTRAFAENSWCTAIRGAEGGGKVEDLPTHLFKSDDGDLDQKCPTEIGITDRREAELSGQGFLPLCHYKNTDYSVFFGSQSAQKPKVFDNPDATSNAAISARLPYLMATSRIAHYLKVMARDKVGSFMEASDCERWLNKWIIQYTNSNPDASAEMKAKYPLAEARVEVKEIPGQPGCYSAVAYLKPWLQMEELTTSMRMVANIPTAG, from the coding sequence TCTGCGACCAAACAGACCGAGCCGGACGAAGCCCAGGATCTGATTGCCAACCTCACCCAGCAGGTAATGCAGGGCACCGTGAGCTGGGACCGCAACCTGACCCAGACCATCAACAAGGCGGTGCAGGCGATCGACGCGGCCATGTCCAGGCAGCTGTCGGCAATTATGCACGATGAAAAACTGCAGAAGCTCGAGGGTTCGTGGCGTGGTCTGAATCACCTGGTCATGAACAGTGAGACCGGCGCGACGCTGAAAATCCGCATGCTCAACCTGAGCAAGCGCGAGCTGTTCCGCGACCTGGACAAGGCCGTGGAATTCGACCAGAGCCAGACTTTCAAGAAGATCTACGAAGAGGAGTTCGGCACCGCCGGTGGCGAGCCCTACGGCTGCATGATCGGCGATTTCGAGTTTACCAGCCATCCGGAGGATATCGAGCTGCTGAGCAAGATGTCCAATGTGTCCGCGGCCGGTTTCTGTCCGTTTGTTTCTGCTGCCGGTGCCGGTATGTTCGGTTTCAACGACTTTACCGAGCTGTCCAAACCGCGCGATCTGGGCGGCATTTTCGAATCCGGTGAGTACATCAAGTGGCGCAGCTTCCGCGATAGCGAAGACTCCCGCTTTGTGACCCTGGTAATGCCGCGCACGCTGGCGCGCTCTCCCTACGGCGCCAACACCAAACCGGTCGAATCCTTCAACTTCGAGGAATTCGAAGTGGATGAGTCCGGCGTTTCCCGCCCGGCGGAGCACGACCAGTACTGCTGGATGAACGCCGCTTACGTGATGGGCACGACCATGACCCGCGCCTTTGCGGAAAACTCCTGGTGTACTGCCATCCGTGGTGCCGAGGGCGGCGGCAAGGTAGAAGATCTGCCCACCCACCTGTTCAAGAGCGACGATGGCGACCTCGACCAGAAGTGCCCCACCGAGATCGGTATTACCGATCGCCGCGAGGCCGAGCTGAGCGGCCAGGGTTTCCTGCCGCTGTGTCACTACAAGAATACCGATTACTCGGTCTTCTTCGGTTCCCAGAGCGCGCAGAAACCGAAGGTCTTTGACAATCCGGATGCCACTTCCAATGCGGCAATTTCCGCGCGCCTGCCATACCTGATGGCGACCTCGCGCATCGCGCACTACCTCAAGGTCATGGCGCGGGATAAGGTGGGCTCGTTTATGGAAGCCAGTGACTGCGAACGCTGGCTGAACAAGTGGATCATCCAGTACACCAACTCCAACCCGGATGCCAGTGCGGAAATGAAAGCCAAGTACCCGCTCGCCGAAGCGCGGGTCGAGGTAAAGGAAATCCCCGGCCAGCCCGGTTGTTACAGTGCCGTGGCCTACCTGAAGCCGTGGTTGCAGATGGAGGAGCTGACGACCTCCATGCGCATGGTCGCCAATATCCCCACTGCGGGATAA
- the tssG gene encoding type VI secretion system baseplate subunit TssG, translated as MATSRRRQSITVIERLRREPYRFEFFQAVRLLERAALLAGDDQAPEPVAGSAPPSRELVRFSAQTSLAFVGADVLHLQQRQHSDAEDTNGPLRQWQMEVGFTGLAGSQGAMPYYLTEVVLQELREKNAALRDFLDIFNHRHISLFYQAWHKYQLPVNYERQHLRREREPDLFSHALGALAGIGTSELRYRMPVPDEALLGMAGHLSRQQCSAAALASMIRQHFGLNVAIEQFQGQWDQLPDDVLCRLPGPGYPQGVNNCLGSNTVLGTQCFQAQNKFRVVVEPMAYEQFMTIAPGSRKLEALKSFIQLSAGIEMDFEISVTLDTGQVMPAQLSEKSDSALLLGWNSHMASEPQEQQRVEITLSADQVSPDEALPAA; from the coding sequence ATGGCCACCTCGCGCCGGCGACAAAGCATTACTGTAATCGAGCGTCTGCGCCGCGAGCCCTACCGCTTCGAGTTTTTCCAGGCGGTGCGGTTACTCGAACGCGCCGCGCTGCTCGCCGGTGATGACCAGGCACCGGAGCCGGTGGCCGGGTCGGCGCCGCCGTCGCGGGAGCTGGTGCGCTTCAGCGCACAGACCAGCCTCGCCTTTGTCGGCGCCGATGTCCTACATCTGCAGCAGCGCCAGCACAGCGATGCCGAAGACACCAACGGGCCACTGCGCCAGTGGCAGATGGAGGTCGGCTTTACCGGTCTTGCCGGCAGCCAGGGGGCGATGCCCTACTACTTGACGGAAGTGGTACTGCAGGAGTTGCGGGAAAAAAATGCCGCGCTGCGCGACTTCCTCGATATTTTCAATCACCGCCATATTTCGCTGTTCTATCAGGCGTGGCACAAATACCAGCTGCCGGTGAACTACGAGCGCCAGCATCTGCGCCGCGAGCGTGAACCGGACCTGTTCAGCCATGCACTGGGCGCCCTGGCCGGCATCGGCACCAGCGAACTGCGCTACCGCATGCCGGTACCGGATGAGGCTCTGCTGGGTATGGCCGGCCATCTCAGCCGCCAGCAGTGCTCCGCTGCCGCGCTGGCCAGTATGATCCGCCAGCACTTTGGCCTCAATGTGGCCATCGAACAGTTTCAGGGCCAGTGGGATCAGTTGCCGGACGACGTGCTGTGTCGTCTGCCCGGGCCGGGCTATCCGCAGGGCGTCAACAACTGCCTGGGGAGCAATACGGTGCTGGGCACGCAGTGTTTCCAGGCGCAAAACAAATTCCGGGTGGTCGTGGAGCCGATGGCCTACGAGCAGTTTATGACCATCGCCCCGGGTAGTCGCAAACTGGAAGCGCTCAAGTCGTTTATCCAGCTGAGTGCCGGTATCGAGATGGATTTTGAAATTTCCGTAACCCTGGATACCGGCCAGGTAATGCCCGCCCAGCTCAGCGAGAAGAGTGACAGCGCGCTGTTGCTGGGCTGGAATTCTCATATGGCCAGCGAGCCGCAGGAACAGCAGCGGGTGGAGATTACCCTGAGTGCCGATCAGGTCTCTCCCGACGAAGCATTGCCGGCGGCGTGA
- the tssF gene encoding type VI secretion system baseplate subunit TssF: MTEKLIDLYEREMAFIQQTAAEFARMHPAAASRLQLDADTVDDPLVGRLLSGFAYMNARVQQKLSDDFPELTDAMLETLYPHYLRPIPSCAIVQFEAEPDLDAITRIDADTLLESDSFQGQTCRFTTRYPADICPFQVAGASLMPRPFIAPGCNDVQGANAVLKLSLKTLSADLNFAELAPEQLRFFLRGQPSHIYVLYDLLLSKCVKLVVANGEADPKPTFLEPDAIRQVGLEPEQGLLPYPDSAFVGYRLLTEYFAFPEKFHFIDIAPLTQALNDSYGDTLNLYFYLSESNDELEKQLAASMFALGCTPVVNLFSQAADPTPLSHTQYSYPVVADARRSDGLEVYSIDAVGATDGSGQTTDYLPFYGIRHGRGGDGQSAFWYSRRRDVVEGEHRNEQASEVDITLVDLDFNPHRISDQTLNLKLTCCNRNLPKKLPGGSGQPYLEVVDGDAPASRISCVVAPTATLRPPRRERGYWRLISHLNLNHLSLSGEGGCDALKEILRLYDFRDSASTRNLIESLLKLNTRPITAPIQIDHSVVLCRGTEVNIELDSMMLTGTSPLLFASVLERFLGLYCSLNSFTRLIATLSGRDGELKRWPPRAGDKALL; this comes from the coding sequence ATGACCGAGAAGTTAATTGATCTGTACGAACGCGAAATGGCGTTCATCCAGCAGACCGCTGCTGAATTCGCACGCATGCATCCGGCCGCGGCCTCGCGGCTGCAACTGGACGCTGACACGGTAGACGACCCCCTGGTAGGCCGGCTGTTGTCCGGGTTTGCCTACATGAATGCGCGTGTGCAGCAGAAGCTCAGCGATGATTTTCCCGAGCTGACCGACGCGATGCTGGAAACCCTGTATCCGCATTACCTGCGCCCGATTCCATCCTGCGCCATTGTGCAGTTTGAGGCAGAGCCGGATCTTGATGCAATCACCCGCATCGACGCGGATACCCTGTTGGAGAGCGACAGTTTCCAGGGCCAGACGTGCCGTTTTACCACGCGCTATCCGGCGGATATCTGCCCCTTCCAGGTAGCCGGCGCCAGCCTGATGCCGCGGCCGTTTATCGCACCCGGTTGCAACGACGTCCAGGGGGCCAACGCGGTACTGAAGCTGTCGCTGAAGACCCTGAGCGCGGACCTCAACTTTGCCGAGCTGGCACCGGAACAGCTGCGGTTTTTCCTGCGCGGCCAACCGAGCCATATCTACGTCCTGTATGACCTGCTGCTCAGCAAGTGCGTAAAACTGGTGGTAGCAAACGGAGAGGCCGACCCGAAGCCCACCTTCCTCGAGCCGGATGCGATCCGCCAGGTGGGCCTGGAGCCGGAGCAGGGGCTGCTGCCCTATCCCGACAGCGCCTTTGTCGGCTATCGCCTGCTGACCGAGTACTTCGCCTTTCCGGAGAAATTTCACTTTATCGATATAGCGCCACTCACGCAGGCGCTGAATGACAGCTATGGCGATACACTCAACCTGTATTTCTATTTGTCGGAATCCAATGACGAACTGGAAAAGCAACTGGCCGCAAGCATGTTTGCGCTCGGCTGCACCCCGGTGGTCAACCTGTTTTCCCAGGCAGCCGACCCGACACCATTGAGCCATACCCAGTACAGCTACCCGGTGGTTGCCGACGCACGTCGCAGTGACGGTCTCGAGGTTTACTCCATCGATGCGGTCGGTGCCACCGATGGCAGCGGACAGACCACTGACTATCTGCCGTTCTACGGTATCCGCCACGGCCGTGGCGGCGATGGTCAATCGGCTTTCTGGTACAGCCGCCGCCGTGATGTGGTCGAGGGGGAGCATCGCAATGAGCAGGCCTCGGAAGTGGATATCACGCTGGTGGATCTCGATTTCAACCCCCACCGTATCAGCGACCAGACCCTTAACCTGAAACTGACCTGCTGTAATCGCAACCTGCCGAAGAAGCTGCCCGGTGGCAGCGGCCAGCCCTACCTCGAAGTGGTCGACGGTGATGCCCCGGCGAGCCGCATCAGCTGCGTGGTCGCGCCGACGGCAACGCTGCGTCCACCGCGTCGCGAGCGCGGCTACTGGCGACTGATTTCGCACCTGAACCTGAACCATTTGTCACTATCGGGCGAAGGCGGTTGTGATGCGCTCAAGGAAATTCTGCGCCTGTACGATTTCCGCGATTCCGCCAGTACCCGCAACCTGATCGAGTCACTGCTCAAACTGAATACACGGCCGATTACCGCACCCATCCAGATCGACCACAGCGTGGTGCTGTGTCGCGGTACCGAAGTCAACATCGAACTGGATTCGATGATGTTGACCGGTACCAGTCCGTTACTGTTCGCCAGTGTACTCGAGCGCTTTCTGGGTCTTTACTGTTCCCTGAATTCCTTCACCCGCCTGATTGCCACCCTGAGTGGCAGAGATGGAGAGCTGAAACGATGGCCACCTCGCGCCGGCGACAAAGCATTACTGTAA
- the tssE gene encoding type VI secretion system baseplate subunit TssE: MKEKRLLAPVLDRLLESSRNMDMHQPHQVLKQLREGVRRDLEHLFNTRYRCLSAPESHPHLEQSNINFGLPDLSTVNLSSLDNRKRFCRDIERTILEFEPRIRSVKVSTPDKVDAEDPSIRFRVEAVLHVNPASEVIVFDSALNPVTQTVDVSEIM; this comes from the coding sequence ATGAAAGAAAAGCGCCTGCTCGCCCCGGTTCTTGACCGCCTGCTGGAATCGTCCCGCAATATGGACATGCACCAGCCGCACCAGGTCCTGAAACAGCTCCGCGAAGGTGTGCGCAGGGATCTCGAACATCTGTTCAACACCCGCTATCGCTGCCTCTCCGCACCCGAATCGCACCCGCATCTGGAGCAGTCGAATATCAATTTCGGTTTGCCGGATCTGTCTACGGTGAACCTTTCCTCGCTCGATAACCGCAAGCGTTTCTGCCGGGATATCGAGCGCACAATTCTGGAGTTTGAGCCGCGCATCCGCTCGGTCAAGGTGAGCACTCCGGACAAGGTCGATGCCGAGGATCCGAGTATCCGTTTTCGGGTGGAGGCGGTGCTGCATGTGAACCCCGCCTCCGAAGTGATCGTCTTTGACTCCGCGCTCAACCCGGTGACGCAGACAGTGGATGTGTCGGAGATAATGTAA